In Columba livia isolate bColLiv1 breed racing homer chromosome Z, bColLiv1.pat.W.v2, whole genome shotgun sequence, one DNA window encodes the following:
- the RPS6 gene encoding small ribosomal subunit protein eS6 isoform X2 has translation MKLNISFPATGCQKLIEVDDERKLRTFYEKRMATEVAADSLGEEWKGYVVRISGGNDKQGFPMKQGVLTHGRVRLLLSKGHSCYRPRRTGERKRKSVRGCIVDANLSVLNLVIVKKGEKDIPGLTDTTVPRRLGPKRASKIRKLFNLSKEDDVRQYVVRKPLNKEGKKPRTKAPKIQRLVTPRVLQHKRRRIALKKQRTQKNKEEAAEYAKLLAKRMKEAKEKRQEQIAKRRRLSSLRASTSKSESSQK, from the exons ATGAAG cTGAACATCTCTTTCCCAGCCACTGGCTGCCAGAAACTCATTGAAGTGGATGATGAGCGCAAGCTGAGAACGTTCTATGAAAAACGGATGGCCACGGAGGTCGCGGCTGATTCTCTTGGCGAGGAGTGGAAG GGCTATGTTGTCCGGATCAGCGGTGGCAATGACAAACAAGGCTTCCCCATGAAGCAAGGTGTCCTGACACATGGACGTGTCCGCCTTCTGCTCAGCAAGGGCCACTCCTGCTATCGACCCAGAAGAACTGGAGAGAGGAAACGCAAATCTGTTCGTGGTTGCATTGTTGATGCCAACTTGAGTGTTCTGAACTTGGTCATCGTGAAAAAGG GTGAAAAGGATATTCCTGGGCTGACAGACACCACTGTGCCCCGTCGTCTTGGTCCCAAGAGGGCTAGCAAAATCCGCAAGCTGTTCAACCTGTCCAAGGAGGATGATGTTCGCCAGTATGTTGTGAGGAAGCCTCTGAACAAAGAAG gcaAGAAACCCAGAACCAAGGCTCCTAAGATCCAGCGACTAGTGACTCCTCGAGTTCTGCAACATAAGCGCAGACGCATTGCTCTAAAGAAGCAGCGCACTCAAAAGAAcaaggaggaagcagcagaataTGCGAAGCTCTTGGCCAAGAGAATGAAG gaAGCCAAGGAGAAACGCCAAGAGCAGATTGCGAAGAGACGCCGGCTTTCTTCATTGAGAGCTTCTACATCTAAGTCTGAGTCAAGTCAGAAGTAA
- the RPS6 gene encoding small ribosomal subunit protein eS6 isoform X1 — translation MQPSVAKDGLACLSGHGSDKLWLLSIHLNISFPATGCQKLIEVDDERKLRTFYEKRMATEVAADSLGEEWKGYVVRISGGNDKQGFPMKQGVLTHGRVRLLLSKGHSCYRPRRTGERKRKSVRGCIVDANLSVLNLVIVKKGEKDIPGLTDTTVPRRLGPKRASKIRKLFNLSKEDDVRQYVVRKPLNKEGKKPRTKAPKIQRLVTPRVLQHKRRRIALKKQRTQKNKEEAAEYAKLLAKRMKEAKEKRQEQIAKRRRLSSLRASTSKSESSQK, via the exons ATGCAGCCCAGCGTGGCCAAGGACGGACTTGCCTGTCTCTCTGGGCATGGTAGTGACAAGTTATGGCTATTAAGCATTCAT cTGAACATCTCTTTCCCAGCCACTGGCTGCCAGAAACTCATTGAAGTGGATGATGAGCGCAAGCTGAGAACGTTCTATGAAAAACGGATGGCCACGGAGGTCGCGGCTGATTCTCTTGGCGAGGAGTGGAAG GGCTATGTTGTCCGGATCAGCGGTGGCAATGACAAACAAGGCTTCCCCATGAAGCAAGGTGTCCTGACACATGGACGTGTCCGCCTTCTGCTCAGCAAGGGCCACTCCTGCTATCGACCCAGAAGAACTGGAGAGAGGAAACGCAAATCTGTTCGTGGTTGCATTGTTGATGCCAACTTGAGTGTTCTGAACTTGGTCATCGTGAAAAAGG GTGAAAAGGATATTCCTGGGCTGACAGACACCACTGTGCCCCGTCGTCTTGGTCCCAAGAGGGCTAGCAAAATCCGCAAGCTGTTCAACCTGTCCAAGGAGGATGATGTTCGCCAGTATGTTGTGAGGAAGCCTCTGAACAAAGAAG gcaAGAAACCCAGAACCAAGGCTCCTAAGATCCAGCGACTAGTGACTCCTCGAGTTCTGCAACATAAGCGCAGACGCATTGCTCTAAAGAAGCAGCGCACTCAAAAGAAcaaggaggaagcagcagaataTGCGAAGCTCTTGGCCAAGAGAATGAAG gaAGCCAAGGAGAAACGCCAAGAGCAGATTGCGAAGAGACGCCGGCTTTCTTCATTGAGAGCTTCTACATCTAAGTCTGAGTCAAGTCAGAAGTAA